GCAATATCGGAAGTGGCCCTATTCATGGCTTGGGGAGTATGGCCCACGGGTAACTTTCTCTTGTTACAGGCTTCTACGTCTACATTATCATAGCCAGCAGAGTATTGAGAAAGCATAAGTAATTGCGGATTAGCATCTAAAAAGTCTTCTGTGATTTTTTCTTTGCTGCTAGCCAAGACTACATCAGCCCACTGTGATGCATTTTTGAATTCTTCTGGAGAAAATGGATTGTCGGAAGATTGTACCTTGAGCTCACATCCCTTTTGACGAAGTAAGTTTAACCCAATTTCTGGTATGTCACGGCTTACAAGGATTTTCAATTCGGATAGTTCTTTTTTCATTTTACGAGGCTTTGATGTAAATGTAAAGGGCTTTAACCAAATAACGAAAGAAATAAAACGAACAATGTAGCCTTATTTATATTTTTAAATTTGCTTAATTAATTTGAAAGAATGTTGAAAAAATTAGGTCCTGGTTTATTAGTTGCCGCAGCTGGAATAGGTGCGGGTGATATGATAATTGGTATTCAAATTGGTCTTGATTTTCAATGGATTTTTGTGGCTGCGGTTCTACTTGCCACCGTTTTGAAATACGTTATTACAGCCGGAATTGCGAAGCATCAATTAGAAACCGGAGAGTCAATCATACAGTTTTGGAATACCAAAATCCCTTTTTGGTTAAGGTTAATCTTTATCCTCTTTTTTATTGTTTGGTCTTTTATGGTAGGGGCTGCCTTGCTTTCTGCAAGTGGCTTAGCAGCCAATTCACTGCTTTCTTTTTGGTCAAAAGAGACTTGGGCAGTTGTTCATTCTTTACTGGCGTTTTTGATGATATACTTTGGGAAGTATCAGTCGATTGAAAACCTAACCAAGGTTTTGATTTTGTTACTTTTTGTTATTCTGATTCCTACAGCCATTGTTTTACTTTTCAAAACAGAGACATCTTCCGAAATGGTGAGTGCGGCCTATGATACACCTACTTTAATTATGAGCATCATAGGTGGTGTGGGTGGAAGCGTTACCATGCTGAGTTATACGTATTGGTTGCAGGAAAAAAACTGGGATAAGAAAAGCCTTATATCCGATGTAAGGTTTGATTTAAGGTTTTCATATTTTATAACAGCTTTATTCATTTTTGCACTCATGGTGATAGCGAGCAGGTTAAAAATGGATTCCGGCGATTTGAGTGGTCCAAAATTGATTTTCTTTTTAGGAGAAATGATAGGAGACGTTTTAGGAACTACCATCAAATTGCTCTTTAAAATATGTTTTTGGGGTGTTGCTTTTTCCTCTGTCATTACGGTTTGGAGTGGGGTTCCTTATTTGTTTCAAGACTTTTATCAAGGTATTATTAAAAACAAAACCACTAGCACGGTGCCTGCTGCAGAATCAAAGGTTTATCGAGCTTTTTTGCTGTTTATTAGTATTGCTCCTTTGGTGTTAACCTTTCTTCAAAACACTATTAAAAATGTAATTAACTACACGCTAATTTCTTCCGTTTTTGTGGTGGGCATTAGTATAACGTTACTTTTACTCTCCAGAGGGAAGAGCAAGGTTTCAAACAGTTTGTTTTCAAAAATTATATTGAGCTTAAGTGTTCTTGTTTTTGCGAGTTTGCTGATTTGGCAAGCATTTCATTGATTCTAATTTTTAAGGCTCATTAGGTGTTACTTCAAAATACGTACAACTTTTTCAAAATTAAACCAGTAGCATCGCTAGGCTTTCTTTTTGCTACTTCTAGCTTGATGATTGGGGTTTGGGCTGGGGCTTTGCCTTTTATGAAAGAGCGAATGGGGCTAAGTGATGCCGACTTAGGTTTGATACTTCTTTTAGCTCCTTTAGGTTCATTAACCGGTGTTCTTTTGTCTACCAAAGTTTATAGAAATATAAAAGTTGGTACTTGGTTAGGTGTTGGGAATGCTGTTCAAGCACTTTTATTCTGTGTGGAGGTTTTTGCTCCTAATCCTTGGGTTTTTGGTATAGCCTTGTTTTTTAGAGGAGGTCTAGGTTTCTTAAATGGAGTAGCCACTAATGCGGTAGCGGTTAGGTTTGAAAAACAATACGACAAGAAATTTTTGAATACATTTCATGCCATTTATAGCATAGGAGGAGCCTTAGGGGCGGGCTTGGCAGCTTTAATGTTTAAGTTCAACTTAGGAAGTACCTCGCAGGTTCTCTCTGCTTTGGCTATAATCTTAATAGGCATAGCATTGCTAAAGAAAAATTACGTTTTACATGATTATTTTATCCATTCGGGTTCTGGTTTTAGCATGCCTACTAAAAGTATTTTAGGCTTATCCTTTATATGTTTGGTGGTTTTTATGGCGGAGGGCTCTGTGGTGGATTGGAGCTCTATTTATCTTAAAAGAGACATTTTGGCTCCGCTGTCAATAATTAGTTTAGGCTATGGTGGTTTCTTTGTGGCCATGACCTTGGGCCGCTTAAACGGAGATGTTTTGGTACCTTTAATTGGTGAGAAACGAATAGTTTTATTGGGAACGTTACTCGCAGCACTTGGGCTTCTATTGGTTAGTCAAAGTGTGGAAGCTTACGTAGTGATTTTAGGTTTTGTTTTAACAGGAGCGGGCTGCTGCTTTATAGTGCCCGTTTTATTTGGGTCGGCCTCAAATATTCCGAACGTGAGTCAGGTACAAGGTTTCGGAATGATTACCTCTGGTGGTTTAATTGGCTTCCTTGCTGGGCCATCCATCATTGGTTTGATATCAGAGCAGTGGAGCCTCTCAGTAGGTTTTATGTTTGTGGTGTTTATGCTATGCCTTGCAGCCTTTGTAGGGGGTAGAAGTGGGCTTTTGAAGTAATAAAGGGCATAAAAAAAGACCCACGGAAGTGAGTCTTTTTCTTATACGATGTCTTATTTCATTTGAAAATGAGACTTATACTCTCTTAGCAATATTATCATGCATTTGACTTAAAGTAGTTTTCAAGTCATATTTCCAATCCCAAGTAGGATAGTGCGACTTAAATCTGCTTAAATCAGAAATGTACCAAATATGGTCACCACTTCTGTTGTCGTCAGAAAGGCTGTAATTCATTTTATTACCTGTGATTTCTTCACAAAGGGCAATTCCTTCTTGCATAGAGCAATTTGAGAATCTACCACCACCAGCATTATAAACCTCAGCACTTCTTGGGTTTTGATAAAAATGCCAGAACATGTTTACTAAATCCCATGAGTGAATATTATCACGTACTTGCTTGCCTTTATAACCGAAGATGGTGTAATGATTGCCTGTAATGGCACATTTCATAAGGTAAGCTAAGAAGCCGTGTAGCTGAGCACCTGAGTGATTTGGGCCTGTTAAACAGCCTCCTCTAAATACACCTGTTTTCATTCCAAAATAACGACCGTACTCTTGTACTAATACATCTGCAGCTACTTTAGAAGCTCCAAATAATGAGTGCTTAGTATGGTCAATGCTCATTTGCTCATCAATACCATCTTTGAAATAAGCATGGTCTTCAGCTATTTCCCAACGCGTTTCTTGCTCCACAAGAGGTAAGAAGTTAGGATTGTCTCCATAAACCTTATTTGTAGAAGTAAATATGAAAACAGCTTCTGGGCAATGTAAACGAGTCATCTCGAGCATTACCAAAGTACCATTTGCATTCACCGTGAAATCCATAAATGGCTCACGAGCTGCCCAGTCATGCGATGGCTGTGCGGCAGTATGAATGATTAATTTAATGTCTTTGCCGTATTCCTGAAAGATTTTACCAATCTCTTCTTCAGAGCGAATATCAGCTTGATAATGCTTGTAGTTCTTGAATTGGTCCTCTATTCTTTTCTTATTCCACTCTGTAGAAGCTTCATCGCCAAAGAAATAAGCTCTAAGGTTATTGTCAATACCTATGACTAAATCAAATTTGTCAGACATGAAGGCAACAGACTCACTACCAATTAAACCGGCCGAACCTGTAACTATAGCTATATTCATTTTTTATATTGGGTATATCAAAAAAAGCGAACTACAAATGTCGTTCGCAATTAATCGTTATCAATTTTGAAGGTGAAGATTATTCACCGTAAATTTTCACTCTTAAAGCCGCTGCTCTAGCAATGTCTTCAGGAGTCGCCTCATATTGTTTGGCAAGTTGACGTGCTGGTGCATCTGGGCCATCTCCATAAATTCGCTCGTCACCTTCGTGAAGGTCTGCTTGCTTAATGGAGTTGTTTTTTTGATAGTTACAAGAACTAAGAATTGCGGTGGCCGCTACTAATAATAAAAAGCTGATTTTTTTCATTGCTTATCGCTCAATAAATAAATTTGTACAAATTTAAGATTGCGAGCCGAACGGGCAAAATATATTGGACTTAAACTTTAATTAGTATTTCATGAGGTATGATGTTGTAGTGATAGGTGGGGGAATTGTTGGTTTGGCAACTGCCTTAAAAATAAAAGAACAAAAGCCACGTACTAGGTTATTGGTACTGGAGAAAGAGTCGGGGCCAGCAAAGCACCAAACGGGTAATAATAGCGGAGTGATTCATTCAGGCCTTTATTATAAACCTGGGAGTCTCAAAGCTCTGAATTGTATAGGTGGTTATAACCAATTGCTTGCGTTTTGCGACAAAGAAGGCATAGAATATGATTTATGCGGAAAAATAGTAGTGGCAACCCAAAAGGAGCAATTGCCTATTTTAGATACTCTTTTTCAAAGAGGAGAAGAAAATGGACTAAAGAACTTGGTCTATTTAAGTGGTGATGAAATGCGTGAAATAGAACCTCATGTAGCCGGAATCAAAGGGATAAAAGTGCCACAAACGGGTATTATTGATTACAAAAAGGTCAGTGAAAAATACGCGGAAAAGATTTTAGAGCTGGATGGAGAAATTAGGTATAATGAAAGGGTAACGTCTGTTTCTGACTTAAATGGCGTCTCTACGGTAGTAAGTTCAAAGGGTAGCTATGAAACCACTTTGGTGGTAAACTGCGGAGGTTTATATTCTGACAAAGTGGCTCAAATGACCGAAGATGAGAAAATAGATCTGAAAATCATTCCATTTAGAGGGGAGTATTATGAGCTAAAGCCTGAAAAACAATATTTAGTTAAACATCTAATTTATCCTGTTCCAGACCCTAACTTTCCTTTTTTAGGAGTACATTTTACTAGAATGATTAATGGCGGAGTAGAGGCTGGACCTAATGCGGTTTTGGCTTTTAGAAGAGAAGGGTATAAGAAAACAGACTTTAAATTCTCTGAGTTAGCAGAAACACTCATGTGGCCAGGTTTTCAAAAAGTAGCAGCCAAATACTGGAAAACGGGTATGGGTGAGTACTACAGGTCTTTTTCAAAGGCCGCTTTTACCAAGGCACTGCAAGCTTTAATTCCTGAATTAAAAGCAGATGACCTTATTCCAGGCGGAGCAGGAGTAAGAGCACAGGCCTGTGACATTACTGGCGGCTTGCTGGATGATTTTAAGATTATTGAAAATACGCAATCCATCAATGTTTGTAATGCTCCATCGCCTGCAGCTACTAGTTCTTTGGCTATAGGGCAAACGGTTAGCGAAATGGTTTTGAAAAGGTTAGATTAAGTTACCTTACTGGCTCCCGTAGAATTGTTTTCAATTTTTCGGGAGCAGTTTTTCTGAAATCTGAAAGGTATATTTCATGATGTTCTCCATTTTTCTTAAAACCGTGTTCTTTACAAAAGACCTGAATTTTCGCTAAGGATTCTGGTTCTGTATCAAAAGAACCTACATGAAGCATTTGGACACATTTTCCTTCGTTCATGGTGTGAAATGTCAGCTGGTTTATAAAAGGTAGCTCACCTTTTTTGACCTTGACTTGTGCTATGCTTTTTGAACCATTTCTTCGTTCACAAAATCAGGCATACGAATTAATAGTCGGTATAACCACTCACTTCTCGGAATCTTTTTAGGAGCATTTTCCATAGTAACTCCTTCATACTTCTCTAAATCAAAAGACTAAAGTCCTTCAAGTTTTGGTACCACGAAATCCTTCCCAAGAGCTTTGCATTCAAATTTTATGGTATAGGCTACAGGATAAAGTGCTGAAATTTTCTGAGCGAATTTTTCACCAGATGGGTCACCCACTCCCGTAATAGATAAGTAATTGACTGCGTCAAAATAGACTATCTCTGGTTTGGTCTTTGATTTATAATAGCTTTTGTAAGTTTTACTTAGGTCTAGTTTTTCCATTCTTTTTTTTTGACAAAACTATAACATGAGGTGACAGCCTTTTGTCAGGAGACTTTTTATTGAAGTCTTTCTATACCTTTTAAAAGAAGTTGTTTTACGTCTATTTTCAGTTGTTCGGGTTCAATGATGTCGGCTACTTTTCCTAGGTATAAGAACCAATGTGCGAAGCCCATTAAATTTCCAGTCAAAAAGCTCATTTCAATTTGATCTCCTAAATCTTTTTGAGAGATAAAACCCATGTAATAGTATTGGTCACCCATATATCTGAATCCCGTTTTGTCAATTCTCAAAACTACCTTAGTAAGGTTTTCTTTTGATTGTGTTTTACTAATGAAGGTTTTTAGTTTAGGGTGTTTTTTGTCAAAACGTTCCGTTTGAACAGCTAGGGCTGTTATTTTATCAATTCTGAAGTTGCGATAATCTTCTCTTAATCTACACCAAGCTATCAAATACCAATTATCATTGCTTGAAAATATACCAATAGGTTCTATGTCTCTTTCGTTTTTTTCAAATCTAGAACCCGTAAAGTATTCTATTTTAATTATGTTTTTATTCAGAATAGCTTTTAAGATTTCTTTGATGTTCAGCTGCTCGTTTCGTTCACTAGGAAGATAATTGTTCTCTAAAACTTCTATGTGTTGATAGGCATCATCCAATAATTCCTTGTCTACATTTTTTAAGACCGATTTTATTTTAAACAAGGCAGACTCAAAAGACTTCTGGGTGTCATTATCGGTAAACTTAGAGACTAGTTTACCTGCGGTAAGAAAAGAAAAAGCTTCGTCTTCCGTGAATTGAACAGGTGGTAGTCTGTACTCTTTCATAATAGAGTAACCTACACCAGCTTCACTTAAAATAGGCACACCAGCTACTTCTAAAGCTCTAATGTCTCGGTATACGGTTCTCAGGCTAATGTCAAACCTATCCGCTATCTCTTGTGCCTTTATAATTCGTTTAGATTGTAGCTGAATAAGTATTTCTGTAAGTCTGTTAAGGCGAGGCATAAGGAGTACGGCTGTTCTATTTTAGGTCAAATATACATTTTCCATTTAAGTTTAATCAAACATAGAAAAGCCGCACTTTAATTTAAAAAGTACGGCCTAGTGGTCTAGATTATAGGTTAGGTTTTAATAGCTCATCTTTTGTGGCTGAGAACAAACCCAACCACAAAGACGATTTTCATCAGGGTTAATTATTTCCAAAAGCCTTATCGTGAAAATGATATCTGGCTTCTACAGTTGATTCTGCCGCTTTACTTTTAGTGTCAATAATCATATAAGAAGGTGTACTGTCAGTTGCTTCTATTGCTGGCCATTTAGGTAAGTCTCCTCCATTCGGTGTTCCAGTTTTTATGAAATTAGCAAAGTAAGAAAACATTGTTTTTGATACTTTATGGTCGTCTTCAGTCCAAGCAAACTCTTCTATTCTGTCTAAATTACCCATGGCATATTCTATTTCACATGCATGTGGTGCTCCTAAAGCCTTTGGTACTGCTGGAGCTTTATCAGCTTTTACTGTTCCTCCAGCTAGACCAGTTGCCAAGTCTTTGTTAACCAAAGGAGGACGAAGTTTGCTATATAAATATCTATAAACAGGTTGATTGCTATGGTTTTTATGAAGGTCTATCCATTTCCAAGTGCTGTAAACTATAAACCTGTCTGCAGCCAAATCTGTGGCAGAACGAGCCACCTCTGCTTCTGTAGCATGAGGGTATAATTTTAAAACTTCCTCGTATGCTTCTGGGTAGGTTTGTTTCGTTTTTTCTATAAAAGCGGCTGTGGTATAAGGTTGCCCTTGCATGTATGCCATCCCAGTGATTTCTGCTGAGTTCCATCCTGCTAAAAGTGGAACTTGAGCTTGCTCTTCTGCTTTGAACGTTTCCGTTAAACTTTTAGGTAAAAAGTAACCATCAATTACTAATGGAAAACCAAACCTTTTAGATTCGTTATAAATCTCGTAAATATCTTTGGTGCTTAGGCTTCTTAATTCGTTAATGTTTTTAATACCAGCCTTCTCTAAAAACTCAGCTCCATTTTTTTCCGCATCAGCCAATGTTAC
This sequence is a window from Arcticibacterium luteifluviistationis. Protein-coding genes within it:
- a CDS encoding Nramp family divalent metal transporter, producing MLKKLGPGLLVAAAGIGAGDMIIGIQIGLDFQWIFVAAVLLATVLKYVITAGIAKHQLETGESIIQFWNTKIPFWLRLIFILFFIVWSFMVGAALLSASGLAANSLLSFWSKETWAVVHSLLAFLMIYFGKYQSIENLTKVLILLLFVILIPTAIVLLFKTETSSEMVSAAYDTPTLIMSIIGGVGGSVTMLSYTYWLQEKNWDKKSLISDVRFDLRFSYFITALFIFALMVIASRLKMDSGDLSGPKLIFFLGEMIGDVLGTTIKLLFKICFWGVAFSSVITVWSGVPYLFQDFYQGIIKNKTTSTVPAAESKVYRAFLLFISIAPLVLTFLQNTIKNVINYTLISSVFVVGISITLLLLSRGKSKVSNSLFSKIILSLSVLVFASLLIWQAFH
- a CDS encoding MFS transporter, whose translation is MLLQNTYNFFKIKPVASLGFLFATSSLMIGVWAGALPFMKERMGLSDADLGLILLLAPLGSLTGVLLSTKVYRNIKVGTWLGVGNAVQALLFCVEVFAPNPWVFGIALFFRGGLGFLNGVATNAVAVRFEKQYDKKFLNTFHAIYSIGGALGAGLAALMFKFNLGSTSQVLSALAIILIGIALLKKNYVLHDYFIHSGSGFSMPTKSILGLSFICLVVFMAEGSVVDWSSIYLKRDILAPLSIISLGYGGFFVAMTLGRLNGDVLVPLIGEKRIVLLGTLLAALGLLLVSQSVEAYVVILGFVLTGAGCCFIVPVLFGSASNIPNVSQVQGFGMITSGGLIGFLAGPSIIGLISEQWSLSVGFMFVVFMLCLAAFVGGRSGLLK
- a CDS encoding NAD-dependent epimerase/dehydratase family protein yields the protein MNIAIVTGSAGLIGSESVAFMSDKFDLVIGIDNNLRAYFFGDEASTEWNKKRIEDQFKNYKHYQADIRSEEEIGKIFQEYGKDIKLIIHTAAQPSHDWAAREPFMDFTVNANGTLVMLEMTRLHCPEAVFIFTSTNKVYGDNPNFLPLVEQETRWEIAEDHAYFKDGIDEQMSIDHTKHSLFGASKVAADVLVQEYGRYFGMKTGVFRGGCLTGPNHSGAQLHGFLAYLMKCAITGNHYTIFGYKGKQVRDNIHSWDLVNMFWHFYQNPRSAEVYNAGGGRFSNCSMQEGIALCEEITGNKMNYSLSDDNRSGDHIWYISDLSRFKSHYPTWDWKYDLKTTLSQMHDNIAKRV
- the lhgO gene encoding L-2-hydroxyglutarate oxidase, which encodes MRYDVVVIGGGIVGLATALKIKEQKPRTRLLVLEKESGPAKHQTGNNSGVIHSGLYYKPGSLKALNCIGGYNQLLAFCDKEGIEYDLCGKIVVATQKEQLPILDTLFQRGEENGLKNLVYLSGDEMREIEPHVAGIKGIKVPQTGIIDYKKVSEKYAEKILELDGEIRYNERVTSVSDLNGVSTVVSSKGSYETTLVVNCGGLYSDKVAQMTEDEKIDLKIIPFRGEYYELKPEKQYLVKHLIYPVPDPNFPFLGVHFTRMINGGVEAGPNAVLAFRREGYKKTDFKFSELAETLMWPGFQKVAAKYWKTGMGEYYRSFSKAAFTKALQALIPELKADDLIPGGAGVRAQACDITGGLLDDFKIIENTQSINVCNAPSPAATSSLAIGQTVSEMVLKRLD
- a CDS encoding GyrI-like domain-containing protein; translation: MNEGKCVQMLHVGSFDTEPESLAKIQVFCKEHGFKKNGEHHEIYLSDFRKTAPEKLKTILREPVR
- a CDS encoding helix-turn-helix transcriptional regulator, which codes for MPRLNRLTEILIQLQSKRIIKAQEIADRFDISLRTVYRDIRALEVAGVPILSEAGVGYSIMKEYRLPPVQFTEDEAFSFLTAGKLVSKFTDNDTQKSFESALFKIKSVLKNVDKELLDDAYQHIEVLENNYLPSERNEQLNIKEILKAILNKNIIKIEYFTGSRFEKNERDIEPIGIFSSNDNWYLIAWCRLREDYRNFRIDKITALAVQTERFDKKHPKLKTFISKTQSKENLTKVVLRIDKTGFRYMGDQYYYMGFISQKDLGDQIEMSFLTGNLMGFAHWFLYLGKVADIIEPEQLKIDVKQLLLKGIERLQ
- a CDS encoding carboxylesterase/lipase family protein, whose amino-acid sequence is MRKRWTLLCLVALAPTLLVAQNKNGFAVQTKIDNGIIEGNYDTKTGIQKYFGVPFAKPPLNELRWKAPQPLDNWNGVKSTKEFGPRPMQAIVFGDMNSRSNGLSEDCLYLNVWTPANRNTKDLPVLVYFYGGGNVAGDASEPRYDGENMSKEGIVVVTCNYRLNIFGYLAHPELSAEAPYKASGNYGALDQVAALKWVQKNIHAFGGNPSKVTIAGESAGSIGVSTQMASPLAKGLINGAIGESGAAIPPTMGPVTLADAEKNGAEFLEKAGIKNINELRSLSTKDIYEIYNESKRFGFPLVIDGYFLPKSLTETFKAEEQAQVPLLAGWNSAEITGMAYMQGQPYTTAAFIEKTKQTYPEAYEEVLKLYPHATEAEVARSATDLAADRFIVYSTWKWIDLHKNHSNQPVYRYLYSKLRPPLVNKDLATGLAGGTVKADKAPAVPKALGAPHACEIEYAMGNLDRIEEFAWTEDDHKVSKTMFSYFANFIKTGTPNGGDLPKWPAIEATDSTPSYMIIDTKSKAAESTVEARYHFHDKAFGNN